The genomic window TGATCGGAAGACAGCAGCGCATGCGCACGGCTGACCTGCGTGCCATGCAGCACGATATCGCTTTGGTCCGACCGGCCGACCGTGATCTGCGGCGATTCCAGCTCGATTTGTTTCGCACGTCCGTCGCTCGTGATCAGGATCACCTTGGCCATCGTTTCGCCCTCGTTGGTTGTTGAGCATGCTCAGCGCGTTGGCTGGCAGGGCTAATGTGACGCTGCCGACCTTAGTACAAAAGTGCAAATTCGACGAGGACGGCGTTTTTACCGAACGCTGCTCAACCATTCGACTCGAACGTGAAATAAATCGGTTGTCGGTTCGATTGAACGGCGGGAGCCCCAAAAGCTGATGGACAAGGAATGCGTCCGTGCCCTGGCCCACGGCCAAGACGGCCTGTTACCCGACAGCCAGACGCCACAAGCGAGGTAGAAACTAGTGGGAACCCTTACGTTAGCACTCGCTCTAACCGAGTGCTAATATGGTTTTTACGAAGGAGTTTCCCCAAATGACAACACTGTCTGGAGCCTCTGCAGCAAACCAGCTCGCCGTCGCCAACCCATGGTCGATGGTGCCCCCGCTGGGTAACCTGGACGCCTACATTTCTACAGCCAACCGGCTGCCGCTGCTCACACTCGAGGAAGAGCAGGGATTCGCGCGCAAGCTGCGCGACAACAACGACCTCGAGGCGGCCGGTGCCTTGATTCTTTCGCATCTGCGCTTGGTCGTGTCCATTTCCCGCCAATACCTCGGCTACGGTTTGCCTCACGGCGACCTGATACAGGAAGGGAACGTCGGCTTGATGAAAGCGGTGAAGCGCTTCGACCCTGACCAAGGTGTGCGGCTGGTGAGCTATGCCATGCACTGGATCAAGGCCGAGATTCACGAGTACATACTGAAGAACTGGCGCATGGTCAAGGTCGCGACGACCAAGGCCCAGCGAAAGCTGTTCTTCAACTTGCGCTCGATGAAGCAGGCCTACAAGGCCAAGGATGCAGCCGCCAATGGCGACACCCATCGCGCGACGCTGACCGAAAGTCAGGTCACGCAAATGGCCGAGAAGCTGAACGTCAAGCGCGAAGAAGTGCTCGAGATGGAAATGCGTCTATCGGGCGGCGACGTGTTGCTCGACCCGAGTCCGTCGGACGACGGCGAAGACCAGTTCGGCCCGATCGCCTATTTGGCCGACGCGACGCAGGAACCGACGGCGCAGCTCGAATCGCGGGCTCGCGACCGGCTGTCGAGCGACGGCATCTCGACCGCGCTCGAAGCGCTGGACGAACGCAGCCGACGTATCGTCGAGGAGCGCTGGCTCAAGGTCAACGACGACGGTTCTGGCGGCATGACGCTGCATGACTTGGCTGCGGTGTACGGTGTCAGCGCCGAGCGGATTCGCCAGATCGAAGTGGCGGCGATGAAAAAGATGAAGAAGTCGTTGGTGGCTTACGCCTGATCTTCTTGCCCTCGCAAAGCAAAAAGCCCGACGGTGTCGGGCTTTTTTTTGGCTTTCAATCTGGGCGGGGGCCATGCGGGAGCCCCGACAGGCTCAAGACGATTTCAGCAAAGCCTTCACGTCGGCCACCATTGCCGGAACGCCCGAGCCGTAGCGCGCATAGAGGCGCAGCCGGCCCTGTGGGTCGTACAGGTAGCTCGCAGCCGAATGGTCCATCGAATAGCTGGTCGGCGTGGATCCGTCGACCTTCTTGTAATAAGCCTTGAAGTCTTTTGCCGTCACGGCGAGCTGCTCGGGAGTAGGAATCAGCGCGATGAAGCTTGGATCGAACGCGCCCATGTACGCCTTCATGACGGTCGGCGTGTCACGCGCCGGATCGACCGTGATGAAGAGCACTTGCAACTTGTCGGCATCGGCACCGAGCGCTTGCTTCACCTGCGCCATCTCGGTCATGGTCGTCGGGCAGACGTCGGGGCACTGCGCATAGCCAAAGAACAGCACGACAACCTTGCCCTTGAAGTCGGCCAGCGTGCGCACCTTGCCATCCGCGTCGGTCAGCGAAAAGTCCTTGGCGTAGTCAGCGCCGGTCATGTCGACCGCATTGAACGTCTGCTTGGCTTCCTCGGTGCAACCTGAAATGCCAACGCCTGCAGCCATGGTCACACCGGTCCACGCCGCGACCAGTGCGATCGCTTTGAGCGCGTTGCGCTTGTTCATGAAAAGGGTCCGTTTAAATCAGGTAGTGATCGACCAGCAGCGCCGCAAACAGCACGCTCAAGTGGATCAACGAAAAGCGGAATGTCTTGCGCGCCAACGCATCGGAATAGTTGCGCCACAGCGCGAAGGCATAGCCAGTGAAACCGATGCTGACCGCAATGGCCACCGCAAGATAAAGCCAGCCGCTCATGCCGTAGATGAACGGCATGAGACAGGCGGCGAACAACACGCAGGTATAGAGCAGGACCTGCAGCCGCGTGAACTCGTTGCCGTGCGTCACGGGCAGCATCGGCAGACCGGCCTTGCGATAGTCCTCGACGCGATAGAGCGCGAGCGCCCAGAAGTGCGGCGGCGTCCACAAGAAAATGATCAGAAAAAGAATGAGCGCATCGGCGCTGACTTCGCCGGTCATCGCAGCCCAGCCCAGCACCGGTGGCATCGCGCCCGAGGCACCACCGATCACGATGTTTTGAGGCGTCAGCGGTTTCAGGATGAGCGTGTAGATCACCGCATAGCCGACGAAGGTGGCGAAGGTCAGCCACATGGTCAGCGGATTGATGGCAAACCACAGCACTGCAGAGCCCGCTGCACACAACACCGCCGAAAAGATCAGCGCCTGCCGGTCGCTGAGCTGACCGCGCGCCGTCGGACGCCATGCGGTGCGTTTCATCTTGGCATCGATGCCCTTTTCAACCAGACAGTTGAAGGCCGCGGCCGCGCCGGCCACCAGCCAGATGCCGGCACAGGCCAGCACGCCGCGCTGCAGATCGTCCCAGCCCGGCACACCGGGAACCGCCAGCACCATGCCGATCAGCGCGCAGAAAACGATGAGCTGCACCACCCGCGGCTTGGTCAGCGCGTAAAACTGGCGGAACACGTTGGCAGTGCTGGTCTGCTCCAGGGGCAATGGAGTGCTCATGCAGCCTCCCAGTCGGGGCCGTTGCTCGATACGCGCGTCTGAGGGTGCAGGTCCGCATCGGAAGGCGCAGGCGCGGCAGCCGTTTCGGGCTTGCTTTCACACAATGTCCATGTCAGGACGACCGCCAGCGCGGCCGCACCGCCGGTGTGCAGCACGGCGGCTGCCAATGGCCAGCCCAGCAGCACATTGCCAAGCCCGGTCGCCAACTGCAGCAGCGCGAGCCCCGCCAGCCAACGGCCTTGTGGCCGTAGCGGGGGGATACGATTCAGGCGCCACGCCAGAATGCCGATCGCGCCGAAGACCACGTAAGCCATCAGGCGGTGCACGTAGTGAATGGCCGTGAGCGCGGCGAATTCGATCGGTACCCCGTCCGATGTCATGCCGAGGTGACGCCAGATTTCAAAGCCCTGCACAAAATTCATCGCGGGCCACCAACTGTCTTGGCAGGTAGGGAACTGCAGACAGGCGACCACTGCGTAGTTGGTGCTGACCCAGCCGCCGAGCGCAATCTGCAGCACCAGCAGGGCGGTCGTCGCAATCAACCCGATGCGGAGCGCTCGACCAAGGGCTGTCGGCGTGCGCCCGGAAGCTATTTGCTGGTAGTGCACAGCCTGCACGCACAACATGGCAAGCAACCCGATGGCCCCGAGCAAATGCAGTGTGACGATGGCCGGGTAGAGCTTCCAGGTCACCGTCAGGGCCCCGAACGCGCCCTGCATGCAGACCCACACCACTGTGACCGCCGGCCAGACGGTGCTGAGCGGAGCAGTTTCGTGCAACGGCATCGTGGCCTCCGATGCCCGCGTGACACGCAGCGAAAGACGCTGGCGCCTGCGCGCCACCAATGTCGCCAAGGCCAAAGCGACGATCAGCGCTCCCACGCCTGTGGCACCGTAGCGATGAATCATCTCGACCCACGCCTTGCCGTGCGTGACCGGTCCGGTGGGTTGCGCAGCCTGCGCTGCTGCGATGTCATGTCGCGCACCGACCGGGCTGGCGTTGCCGTAGCAACCGGGCCAGTCGGGGCACCCCAGGCCGGAATCGGTCAATCGGGTGAACGCGCCGAACAGCGTCAGATCGAAGGTGAGAAACAGCGTGAGGACGGTGAGCGCGTGCAACCGCCGCGCTGCGCCCGCGCCGGCGTTGCGACGCCAAATCCACAGCAAAGGACCCAACGCAAGCAGCGCGCCGGCCACTATCAGCCAGACGATCGGTGTGAGGTCGTAGAGCGCTTGGGTGTTCATGGCATCGACGTCATCACGTCAGCGGTTGGGTTCATCCCAGGAAGCAGAGGCGCGAAGCAACCGATCGAGATCGCGCTTGGCACGCGTGGCGCCTTGCGTGTCCATGCTCGCCGGAAAACGCATCATCCAGTTGCCCATCGGATCGACTACGTAAAGATGCTCGCTCAAGCCATGCCCGGCACCCGGTACCAGCCATTGCGCCAGCTCGGCGGCGGGCAAGCGAAGAACCGTCGCGCCGCGGAGTCCATTGTCGAGACGCTCTGGAATCGGCGCCGTATCGCTCACGAGCCAAACCCGGTCGAGGCGGTCTTTTTCGCGACCGAGGCCTTCGCGCATCTGGCGTTGCAAGTAGAGCTGCTGCTCGCACAAAGAATTGCACGCTGCATCGGCCACGGCAACGAGCAACCACTGCCCCTTGAGAGTCTGTAGGTCGACGCGCGCACCGTCACGCCCGGTTGCGCTGAATGCCGGCAGCGGCTGCTGCGGATCGATCAGTTCTCCGTAAACGCTGCGGCCTTCCGGCCGGACCACGTAGTAAGTGAAGTAAGACGCGACGATCGGTGCGGCACAGCACAGCATGACTGCGATCATCTTCCAGCGCCCCTTGACCGTGCGGCGCGCGCCGTCGCCTTCCGGCTGCTGCGGCGAAGGCATCGAATGCACGGTGAGCGACAACGGTTCGTCAGCCATTCTGTGCACGACTGATTTTGCGCCAGGGGGCGATGAGTTGAAGCCAGACATAGAGAAGTGCGACAAGGGCCGAAAGGGCGAACCACTGAAATGCGTAGCCGTAGTGCCGTTCGATTCCCAGCGCCGGCGCCGGCCAATCGCGTTGCAATCCTTCGGAAGCCGACCCGGACTGCTGCAGCGAGAGATCGGTGCGGAGCGGCAACCCGGTTTCGACACGAAACGCTTCGAGATCCAGATTCTGCCGGATCGCATAAGACCCTTCGGGCGCCGCCATGGCAGCGGCGGCAACCGATGGAGAAGCGACAGCCGATGCGGTGCCGGAAGCGGTTGAACTGGCCGCAGCAGACGAAGCGGCCGCATCAGGTGACGCCACAACAGCGCTCTTGCCAAGTTCCATTAAATGCGACGGCGGCGGCGCGATGCGCCCGACCACCTCCACCAGGCCAACGGGCGTTTGCACTGGCTGCAGTTGCGTACGGTTCTGGAAGTTGCGCTGGATCCAGCCGCGTTGCACCATGACTGTCTGATTGCTGCCCTCCAATGCAAAGGGTGTCAGCACATAGAAGCCAGGCACGCCGTGCATCTGCCGGTTGTCGAGATAGACGGTTTGGGCTCCGAGCCACAGGCCGCGCAACCGCACGGGCCGCAGCATCGCGTCAGAACCCTTGTCGGTCGACAGAAACGTCTGTTGATCGAGCTCTGGGCGCCGGCTCTGCGCCTCGCTTTCGGCCTGCATCGCTTCTTTTTGCGCTGCGCGCGACAGTTGCCAGTGCCCGAGCGACGCCGTTGCGGCAATGGTCAGCATGGCTGCGATGGCGATGACCCAGAAACGGCCTCTCCGTGCGCCTTTCCACTCCTCGCTGGAGCGGGTGGGGGCGGCGCGACCCGTGGTCTGCCCGCGCGTATCGGCATCGTGGTCTGGGTCGCCGTTCAGCACGGGAGAAGGCCTGGTCGGCCGATAATGTGAGTCATGAAATATGTCATCGCCTTGGCGTTCGTGGGCATCTTGGCGAGCTTGGGATTTGCGCTGTTCTTCATGCTGAAGGACGGTCGCGACGGCAGAGCCAAGGGGGGCGGCATGGCGCGCGCTCTGACTGTTCGGATCGGCCTTTCGGTGGTTTTGTTCCTGTGCATTCTGATTGCCTGGAAACTTGGGTACATCCAGCCAGGGGGACTGCCGGTCGGCAAGTAGGTCTTGCCGGCGAGCATCGCCGCTGTCGACACACCACGCCCATGAAAAAAGCGCCTTGCGGCGCTTTTTTTGCTGTGCCGTCGTTACGCGTCAAAGCCAGTAGACCAACGTGTAGAGGCCCAGCCAGACAACGTCCACGAAATGCCAGTACCAGGCGGCACCCTCGAAGCCGAAATGGCGCTCTGGCGTGAAATGCCCTGAGCGAAGTCGCAGCGTGATGAACAGCAGCATCAACATGCCGATGAAAACATGCAGCCCGTGAAAACCGGTCAACATGAAGAAAGTCGAGCCGTAGGCACCGGAACTCAGCTTGAGGTTCAGCTCGGTATACAGGTGGTGGTATTCGTAGCCTTGCACGCCCAGGAACAGCACCCCGAGCAGCACCGTTACCCACATGAAGCGGATGCATTGGGCGCGATGACCGGCGCGCAACGCATGGTGGGCGATGGTGAGGGTCACGCCGGAAGTCAGCAGCAGCGCGGTGTTGATCGTGGGCAGCCAGAACGGCCCGACAGTTTGAAAAGGTTCGACGAGATCGGCAGGAGCGCCGGTTGCGCCCGCAGCCATGCTGGGCCACACCGCTTTGAAGTCAGGCCACAGCAGCGCATTGTCCAAGCTGCCCAGCGCCGGAAGCGCGTGCGTGCGCGCCCACCACAGCGCCGTAAAGAAAGCGCCGAAGAACATCACTTCCGAAAAAATGAACCAGCTCATGCTCCAGCGAAAGGACAAGTCAACCTTGTGGCCGTACTGGCCGCTTTCGCTCTCCGCGATGGATTCGCGAAACCAGACGAACAGCGTGGCCAGCCAGATCACCATGCCCATGGAGAGGACGTAAGCGCCCCACTCATGGCTGTTGATCCATTGCGTCGCTCCGAAGATCACGAACAGCAGGCCGAGTGAGGCCATGACCGGATAGCCCGAAGGCCCGGGCACGAAATAGTAGGGCGTGGTGCCGTGCGTGGTTGAGCTCATATCAGGTCCTGGCTTTTTCTCTCGATTCAAATTCTTATGAAAGTGGCGCCTCAGGGCGCGACCACGAAGCGCACCACCATGATCAGGCCGCCGACAAAAACGATCACGCCCGCAAAGGCCACGACGATGATGTGCAGGGGGTTCAGCTTGGCTAAATCTTCCTGGTAGGCACTGTTTTTCCGAACGCCGAAAAACGACCAGCCCACCGCCTTGATGGTGCCCAGGAGTGAACCTTTACGCGGCTGCGGCGGTGCTTTCACGAATTGGGGCCCAGCGGAACGGGGGCCGTAGCCACCGGTGCAGGTGGTGTCTTGCCACCCACTTCGAAGAAGGTATAGGACAACGTGATCGTCTTCACGTCCTTCGAGATCTTCGGATCGATCACGAAAGCGACCGGCCATTGCTTTTTTTCGCCCGGCTCCAACGTGTACTGATTGAAGCAAAAGCATTCGAGCTTGTTGAAATACTGGGCCGCTTGCTGTGGCGCATAGCTTGGAATAGCCTGCGCAGCCATACGCCTGTTTTGCGAATTCTGGAACTCGTACATCACCGTGTTCAGTTCACCCGGATGGACCACCAGTGAATTGAGTGCGGGTTTGAATTCCCACAGTCCTCGCGCGTTGGCGTCGAACTCGACCGTGATGGTGCGGCTTTTGTCGACCTGCGTATTGTTGGGCAACCGTACGTCGGCGCCTCCAGTGGCGCCACCGGGAACCCTGAGTTCGGCGACTGCCAGCACGTTGATTCCCGTGACCTCACAGATCGTTCGGTACAAAGGCACCAGTGCATAGCCGAACGCGAACATGCCAACTGCGATCACGGCCAGCTTGCCGACCATACGTGCATTTTCGCGGCGGGTTCGAAGCGGCAAGCCCATACGTCCTTCAGCGGCTGAACCACACCATGCGAACGATGAAACCCACGAAGAACAGCACCGCGATGGAGGCCAGGGTCAGGCCCATCCTGCGGTTGTTCTTCTTTTGTTCAGGCGTCATGGTGCGGACAGATCAGGCCAAGATGCGCGTGGCGGTCGGATCAAGCCGCGGAGGCGTTTCGAAGGTATGGAATGGCGCGGGAGAAGGCACTTCCCACTCGAGTCCTTCAGCGCCTTCCCACGGTTTTTGCGTGGCCTTCTCGCCTTTGCCGCGCATGACGGGCAGCACGACGAAGAAGAAGAAGTAGACCTGCGCAAAACCGAAGAAGAATGCACCGACCGACGCCACAGCATTGAAATCAGCGAATTGCATGGGGTAGTCGGCATAGCGTCGGGGCATGCCCGCGAGACCCAGAAAATGCATCGGGAAGAAGGTAACGTTGAACGAGATCAGCGACCACCAGAAGTGGATCTTGCCGCGTGTCTCGCTGTACATCACGCCCGTCCATTTCGGGCTCCAGTAATAGAAGCCGGCGAACATGGCGTACAAGGAGCCGGCCACGAGAACGTAGTGGAAATGCGCAACGACGTAGTACGTATCGTGAAGCTGGATGTCGATGGGGGCGACCGCGAGGATCAACCCACTGAAACCGCCCATGGTGAAGACGAAGATGAAGCCGACCGCGAACAACATCGGTGTCTCGAAGCTCATCGAGCCCTGCCACATGGTCGCTATCCAGTTGAACACCTTGACCGCTGTCGGCACCGCGATCAGCATCGTCGCGTACATGAAGAACAACTGCCCTGTCAACGGCATGCCGGAAGTGAACATGTGGTGCGCCCACACGATAAACGACAGGATAGCGATCGACGAGGTCGCGTACACCATCGAGGCGTAACCGAAGAGCCGCTTGCGGGCAAAAGCCGGCACGATCTGGCTGACGATGCCGAAGGCCGGCAAGATCATGATGTAGACCTCGGGGTGACCGAAGAACCAGAAGATGTGCTGGTACATCACCGGATCACCACCGCCAGCGGGGTTGAAGAAGCTTGTCCCGAAGTGCCGATCGGTCAACGTCATGGTGATCGCGCCGGCCAGCACAGGCATTACGGCGATCAGGAGGTAGGCCGTAATGAGCCACGTCCAGCAGAACATCGGCATCTTCATCAGCGTCATCCCGGGGGCGCGCATGTTGAGAATCGTCACGATGATGTTGATCGATCCCATGATCGAAGAGGCGCCCATGATGTGCATCGCGAAGATGCCGGCATCCATCGATGGGCCCATCTGCAACGTCAGTGGCGCGTACAGAGTCCAACCGGTCGACGGCGCTCCACCCGGCATGAAAAAGGAACTGACCAGCATGAGCGAGGCAGGAATCAGCAGCCAGAAGCTGAAATTGTTCATGCGCGCGAAGGCCATGTCCGAAGCGCCGATCTGCAGTGGCACCATCCAGTTGGCGAACCCCACGAACGCCGGCATGATCGCGCCGAAAACCATGATCAGACCGTGCATGGTCGTGAACTGATTGAACAATTCCGGATTGAGGAACTGCAGGCCAGGCTGAAACAGCTCAGCGCGGATCAGCAGCGCGAGCACGCCGCCGATCATGAACATTGTCAGGCTGAACAACAGGTACAGCGTGCCGATGTCCTTGTGGTTGGTGGCAAACACCCAGCGGCGCCAGCCGACCGGCGCTCCGTGGTGTTCGTCGTGCCCATGGTCGTCGTGGCCGGCCGCGTGGCCGTGGGGATCGAGGACTGCGCTCATGAAATCTTCCTTGGCAATTCGGGGATCGGCCGGCTTACTTGCCGCGCTGCGCCAGCACTTCGGCCGGCTGGACCAACTGCCCTGTCTTGTTCGACCAGGTGTTCTTGGTGTATGTAATGACGGAGGCGATGTCGGTGTCGCTCAGCTTGGCCCATGACGGCATCGCGCCGTTGTTCTGACCCTTCAGCAACACTTGAATCTGAATCGCGTGATCAGGATTCAGCACCTTTTCGTCGCCGTCGAGCGCCTTGATCGGGCCGGCGCCTTTGCCATTGGCCTGATGGCAAGCAGCACAGTTGCCCGCGTAAACCTTTTCGCCGCGCGCCAGCATGTCGGGCAAGGTCCAGACCTTGGTCGGATCGTCCAGCTTGGCCGCCGCTTCTTTCTTCTTGCCGGCGACCCAGGTCGTGTAATCGGCTGCCGAGACCACCCTGACATGAATGGGCATGTACGAGTGCTCTTTGCCACAGAGCTTGGCACACTGTCCGTAGTAGTCGCCCACCTCTTGCGCACGGAACCACGTATCCCGCACGAAGCCGGGAATTGCGTCCTGCTGGATGCCGAGCGACTGCACTGCGAACGCATGGATCACGTCCTCCGCCGTCGTGATGATCCGGACCTTCTTGTCGACCGGAACGACCAGCGGGTTGTCTACTTTCAACAGATAGTCGGCCGGCGGCGCTTCCCCGTTCGGGCCCTTGGCGCCGTTGTTGGACATGGCACGGTGCGAACTGTCGAGCGTCGAAATGAAGGCGAGACCTTCGCCCTCACCCTTGATGTAGTCGTAGCCCCACTTCCACTGGTAGCCGGTCGTCTTGATCGTTAGATCGGCGTTGGTCGTGTCTTTCTGGGCGACAAGCACTTTGGTGGCGGGCAGTGCCATCAGGATCACGATGAGGAAAGGAACGATAGTCCAGATGACTTCGACCACCACCGACTCATGAAAGTTGGCCGCCTTGTGTCCAGCCGCTTTCCGGTGCTTCCAGATCGAATAGAACATGATCGCGAAAACAGCCACGAAGATGACGGTGCACAGCACCATCATTGCGTTGTGCAGAAAGTACTGTTCCTGGGCGATCTTGGTCACACCGACCGGCAAATTGAGCTGGCGCACGGAAGGGCCGCCAGCCAGATCGCTGACTGCATGTGCCGCGCCGCTGAACGCCGCGCCGGCCGCCAGCAGCAGATTCGCCGGCTTGTACTTTTTGCGCCAATTGCTCTTCATCGTGTTCACTTCTTGAAAACCAGTTAACCCTGTGACCGCATGTCGATGCCCGCTTGCGCACGCCTGCCTATTCAGGCGCTGCGCAATGCCATGCGAATCTCGCGCGCCAGCGCCGCGCGCAGCTCGGGGCGCACATAGCGCCCCACCCTGACCGAACGACCTTGTCCTGACACTTCGATCAGCGAGCGGTCGCCCGCCTGCGGCTCGATCCGAACTTGATGCGGCAAAAATTCTGCCCGCTCATAGTGGCCGCCGTTCTCCAGTTCGACCACCAGCCGGCCACCTTGCAAAGCAATCTTTTCCCCGTCGGTCGCATGCCGCGCATACAGCATGAAAGCGACGCCCACCGCTGTCAGTTCGAGCCACGCGAACGGCAACACCAGAGGCGCGCCGTTCACCCAAAACACCGTGCCGATGCCGAGCGAAATTACGCACAGCGACGCGTAGAGCCAGCCGAGCTGGCTCGGCGTGACCGAGCAATTGCGCTTCAAAAACCAGTGGATGCTCTGGCCTGAAACAGTGGCAAATCGAAACACGGAATTCGTCAAGGGGCGAGTTCGGCAAATCGGTGCGCCGCGACTGTCAGACCGATGTCCGATTAGCCTCGATCACGGGCCAATTCCCGCGAGTTCACGCATCGGCGGATTGTAGCGGGTGGTTTGTGCGCGAATCCCATCAGCCCGGCCGTCCGCGCTGCAGCATGGTGCGCATCTCGCGCAACGAAACCGCGCTTTCGGACGAAAGAGAAACGCGTGGAGCCGGCTTGAATGCATGGCCGTAGATGATCTCGAAGGTCAGCGTAATGCGCCCTTCGTTTTCGGCGATGCCATGCAATTCGCTTAAAGCATCGCCCAGCCGCCTGCGCCAGCCTTTGCCGCGCAATTGTGCAAACCGCGCAGGATGCAGGTTGCGCCCGAGCGTGCGAAGTTCGGCCAGCGCCGCCTCCGGTGTGGCCCAGGTCAGCACGATGCGCTCCATGTCCATGACAGGCTCGGCAAATCCAGCGCCGACCAGCATGTCACCCCAGTCGTGCATGTCGGTGAACTCATGGCCGGCTGGCGGCCAGCCATGGCGTGCATAGAGGGCACGAAGCTCATGCACCGTGTCGGGGCCGAAACACGAAAACATGAGGAAGCCGTTGGTGGCGACCGAACGATGCCATTCGCCGATGAGCGCTTGCGGATCGGCCGCCATATGCAGCGCCATGTTGGCCCATAGCAAATCGACGCCAGTCTCAGGCACGCTATCGAATCGCGCGGCACCGCCCTGCCAGCGGCGCGCGTTCCACCAGGGGACCGACACGGCCGCGGCGGTTCGCTCGACCAGCCCGCGCTCCTGCTCCACGACATAGGAAGCCGCCTTGGGATAGCGCTTCGACACCAGTGCGTGCGCCTCGAGCCCACCGTGCAGGGGCGACCAGTCGGCCCACGTCGCGGGCTGCGCCTTGATCCACTGCAATCGGTCCTCCATGCGTCGGCCGATTTCTTCATGCAGCCAGGGCGATCCTTCTGCGGGAACCCAGCGCAACCAGCGTGCTGCCGCCGCGGGGTCGATGGTCGGCGGGCGGCGGTCGGGAGCGGTGGACATGGGCAGGCCAGTATATTGAGCGATGTCCGGCCCTTGGCTCACAGGCCTTTTGCGGCCGATCTCTTCATTGCGTCCTGCCTGGCTCGCGCACCTGCCGAGCCAGTGCGCGGTGTGCCGCGCGTGGCCGTCGCGTCGCATGTGCGATGACTGCGTGATGCGCTTCGCGCCGCCGACGCTGCGTTGCCGGACCTGTGCGTCGCCGCTGCCCGATGGCCTTTCGCAGTGCGGCGACTGCGTGAAGCAGGCCCCGCCGCTCGATGCTTGCATGGCCGCCTGCGCCTACGTCTGGCCCTGGCCGGAATGCATCGCGCAGTTCAAGTTCAGAGGAGACGCCGGCTGGGCTGCTCCGCTCGCGACCTTGATGCGCAGCACACCTTGGGTCGAGCCGGCGCTCGATGCGTGCGACCTGGTGCTGCCGATGCCGCTGTCGCGCGAACGGCTGCGCGAGCGCGGTTTCAATCAGGCGTACGAACTGGCCTGTCGCCTGGCGCCCAAAAGAAAATGCGACGCGACCTTGCTGCTACGCACGCGTGAAACGACGGCGCAGAGCGGACTGACGCGCGCCGAGCGGCTGCGCAACCTTCAAGGCGCTTTCGCGTTGGAGCCCCTGCGCGCGACGGCGGTGCAAGGCAAGCGCATCGTGCTAGTCGACGATGTGATGACCAGTGGCGCATCGATGTTCTCGGCGGCGCAGGTTCTGCGAACGGCCGGCGCGGTGCACATCACGGCCGTCGTGCTGGCGCGCACCGATCCGCCCAGCTGATCGGCAGACCTTCGGGTGTCGCGCCCGTTGCGACAATGCGTGGATGTTTCATATCGTCCTGGTCGAGCCCGAGATTCCGCCCAACACCGGCAATGTGATTCGCCTTGCCGCCAACACCGGCTGCATGCTGCATCTGGTCGAGCCGCTGGGGTTTTCCATGGATGACCGGCTGCTGCGCCGTGCCGGACTGGACTATCACGAATACGCCGAAGTGCGCTGCTACGCCGGCTGGCAGCAATTGCTCGACAGCGAATCACCACCGCCCGATCGCATGTTCGCGCTCACGACGCGCGGCAGC from Variovorax sp. PAMC28562 includes these protein-coding regions:
- the ctaD gene encoding cytochrome c oxidase subunit I yields the protein MSAVLDPHGHAAGHDDHGHDEHHGAPVGWRRWVFATNHKDIGTLYLLFSLTMFMIGGVLALLIRAELFQPGLQFLNPELFNQFTTMHGLIMVFGAIMPAFVGFANWMVPLQIGASDMAFARMNNFSFWLLIPASLMLVSSFFMPGGAPSTGWTLYAPLTLQMGPSMDAGIFAMHIMGASSIMGSINIIVTILNMRAPGMTLMKMPMFCWTWLITAYLLIAVMPVLAGAITMTLTDRHFGTSFFNPAGGGDPVMYQHIFWFFGHPEVYIMILPAFGIVSQIVPAFARKRLFGYASMVYATSSIAILSFIVWAHHMFTSGMPLTGQLFFMYATMLIAVPTAVKVFNWIATMWQGSMSFETPMLFAVGFIFVFTMGGFSGLILAVAPIDIQLHDTYYVVAHFHYVLVAGSLYAMFAGFYYWSPKWTGVMYSETRGKIHFWWSLISFNVTFFPMHFLGLAGMPRRYADYPMQFADFNAVASVGAFFFGFAQVYFFFFVVLPVMRGKGEKATQKPWEGAEGLEWEVPSPAPFHTFETPPRLDPTATRILA
- a CDS encoding cytochrome c oxidase assembly protein: MGLPLRTRRENARMVGKLAVIAVGMFAFGYALVPLYRTICEVTGINVLAVAELRVPGGATGGADVRLPNNTQVDKSRTITVEFDANARGLWEFKPALNSLVVHPGELNTVMYEFQNSQNRRMAAQAIPSYAPQQAAQYFNKLECFCFNQYTLEPGEKKQWPVAFVIDPKISKDVKTITLSYTFFEVGGKTPPAPVATAPVPLGPNS
- a CDS encoding DUF2970 domain-containing protein translates to MKAPPQPRKGSLLGTIKAVGWSFFGVRKNSAYQEDLAKLNPLHIIVVAFAGVIVFVGGLIMVVRFVVAP
- a CDS encoding cytochrome oxidase small assembly protein, with the translated sequence MTPEQKKNNRRMGLTLASIAVLFFVGFIVRMVWFSR
- a CDS encoding cytochrome c oxidase subunit 3, with the protein product MSSTTHGTTPYYFVPGPSGYPVMASLGLLFVIFGATQWINSHEWGAYVLSMGMVIWLATLFVWFRESIAESESGQYGHKVDLSFRWSMSWFIFSEVMFFGAFFTALWWARTHALPALGSLDNALLWPDFKAVWPSMAAGATGAPADLVEPFQTVGPFWLPTINTALLLTSGVTLTIAHHALRAGHRAQCIRFMWVTVLLGVLFLGVQGYEYHHLYTELNLKLSSGAYGSTFFMLTGFHGLHVFIGMLMLLFITLRLRSGHFTPERHFGFEGAAWYWHFVDVVWLGLYTLVYWL
- the coxB gene encoding cytochrome c oxidase subunit II — protein: MKSNWRKKYKPANLLLAAGAAFSGAAHAVSDLAGGPSVRQLNLPVGVTKIAQEQYFLHNAMMVLCTVIFVAVFAIMFYSIWKHRKAAGHKAANFHESVVVEVIWTIVPFLIVILMALPATKVLVAQKDTTNADLTIKTTGYQWKWGYDYIKGEGEGLAFISTLDSSHRAMSNNGAKGPNGEAPPADYLLKVDNPLVVPVDKKVRIITTAEDVIHAFAVQSLGIQQDAIPGFVRDTWFRAQEVGDYYGQCAKLCGKEHSYMPIHVRVVSAADYTTWVAGKKKEAAAKLDDPTKVWTLPDMLARGEKVYAGNCAACHQANGKGAGPIKALDGDEKVLNPDHAIQIQVLLKGQNNGAMPSWAKLSDTDIASVITYTKNTWSNKTGQLVQPAEVLAQRGK
- a CDS encoding DUF2244 domain-containing protein, encoding MTNSVFRFATVSGQSIHWFLKRNCSVTPSQLGWLYASLCVISLGIGTVFWVNGAPLVLPFAWLELTAVGVAFMLYARHATDGEKIALQGGRLVVELENGGHYERAEFLPHQVRIEPQAGDRSLIEVSGQGRSVRVGRYVRPELRAALAREIRMALRSA